TGAGAGGCCACAACGTCCAAAACCATCTCcacactcctgtccctgcctttCCTGGCTGCCCCTTACCCGAGAGGATGTTGTGGAAAGCTGTCTCCACGTTGGTGGAATCCAGAGCCGACGTCTCAAGGAAGGACAGCCCATGCTTCTCTGCAAGAACAGCGTGAGCTCAGGTGGGTGCCAGGATCTCCAGCCAGGTGGgaatggagcagggaaagaCCAAACTATGCCAGGGGGGCCTTGAGGGGGTCCCCAGTGCTGACCCTGGCTACCACACAGGGAGATGTGCAGAAGGACCATGTGCACATCATCCCTGCCCTCACCCCCAAATcactggtgtcccctgtcccctccttggGACTTCTCAAAGgccagagcccccccagcccctgctcccatcTCTTTCCATGGAAGAGCCACAGCTTTACCCTTTGCTGGGGGGGGGGTCACAAGGAGGGGCTGCACAGGATGGGGGAAgatgtagggggatagaatataagtaaataaaggtagtatagaaagtaatctggccccctaaagagttgcagctgggttaattattaaagattaggagcaggcctgattttaagaagagtgttataaaagagggGATAGGTTGGTTGAGGGAAACTGGactcagctggctgctgtgaggacaaggaagagtcactAGAGGAGCTGCCCACAAGAAACATGAAGGAGGTGCGAAACtctggcaatatggaacccttgcagtGTAATGACAACAGGAAGATACCTGCAAAGCTCCTGGCCTCGTCGGTGGGCACAGCCCTCAGGTGCCTCAGGTCACTCTTGTTGCCCACCAGCATGATGACAATGTTGGCATCGGCGtggtcctgcagctccttgaGCCAGCGCTCGGCGTTCTCGTACGTCAGGTACTTGGCAATGTCATAGACCAGCAGGGCCCCCACTGCCCCTCGGTAGTACCTGGGGGTCACACACATCTCTTAtcaaaaatcctttccttaggattgttcctcttgagaagctgagaggtgTGGCTGGCAGGGGGCTATTTACAAATCACAAATGATATATGGGCTGCTgtggaacgtgccttgagctgttttattttccagcatcactctcattgCATGGTTatggcaatgggaagatgccagcagctcacatcttAGGCAGTAGACAAAGAACTTcatgttacaacttactttataagcttctcgaccaatcacacaaagcaaaagcatattgagTTAATACACAggccattgttctatttgtccttgcttttcaacagtttaaataatttttctgctgacctatctcatggctgctgcttggctctaaccacagttctgctgtctctgaggcctgccttttgcagctttcccaaaaccctctaattttgtggattcccacaagAGGCTTCAAgagcaaaatgcaaacaatggttatctgctgctgtggaatgcaacaggtgcatctgggattggtctcatgtggttgtttctaattaatggccaatcacagccagctggctcggactctctgtctgagacacaagcttttgttatcattgtttctttttctattcttagctagcttctgaTGAATTCTTCTaatcttttagtatagttttagtataatatatattataaaataagaaatcaagccttctgaaacatggagtcagatgctcatctcttccctcatcgtgggacccctgtgaacagggtcacacctggggacaggggggcacagggaggggacagggtcACAGCAGGGCCCCAGACAAGGGCTCCAAGCTGGAAGAAGGAGACTCACGCGGAGGTGATGGCACGGTAACGCTCCTGCCCGGCCGTGTCCCAGATCTGAGCCTTCACTGTCTTGTTGTCCACCTAGGTCACAGatatgttttattaaaaatcctttccttaggatttttttctcctgagaagctgagaggcctcaggaacaaaatgcaaacaaagattatctgctgctgttaGCCTTTTAAGCTAAAGAAAGATCGTTTCCCCCGTTTAATGATATGCCTCAACTAAACCCCAGCCCCATGCACATTTCATGACTCA
The window above is part of the Ammospiza caudacuta isolate bAmmCau1 chromosome 30, bAmmCau1.pri, whole genome shotgun sequence genome. Proteins encoded here:
- the LOC131569418 gene encoding ras-related protein Rab-11A-like, producing MRGKDDEYDYLFKVVLIGDSGVGKSNLLSRFTRNEFNLESKSTIGVEFATRSIQVDNKTVKAQIWDTAGQERYRAITSAYYRGAVGALLVYDIAKYLTYENAERWLKELQDHADANIVIMLVGNKSDLRHLRAVPTDEARSFAEKHGLSFLETSALDSTNVETAFHNILSEIYHIVSQRQITGQSESEFGPSTSIEPIQVLPTQQEARQAPCCQNI